One segment of Scleropages formosus chromosome 23, fSclFor1.1, whole genome shotgun sequence DNA contains the following:
- the LOC108930420 gene encoding relaxin-3 receptor 1-like: protein MSALVDHLRMSESDFQKLQQFNSTLHRCYADPTCNHTQLTYHNITSLHDLNLPGDGSPLLRTVVSLVYCSVCAMGLMGNSLVLYLLQSSRSTTKGTINFFVFNLAIADLLFSMVLPFWAADVAMDYSWPFGWCMCKVVSFLTALNIYASAFFLTTMSVTRYCSVAKALKLVQPAWQRTYMAWLVTGLIWLGAILAAVPLAIFAKVAKVGVDHACLLRFPEGTFWLALQHLSRIILGFLIPYIIITLSYILLLRFLCKHPLNGVKCRRQTRVSKSVAVMVLSFCVCWFPNNVITCWMVLVKLDLVELTYSYYFTHTYVFPLTTCLAHVNSCLNPVIYCLMRKEYRQGLRNLLWKSSFSSLSKVCLSAMSYSNVQTQEDRYAIPLNYVESQTAQSSKRSTLPSTALSVGPSPRSSCPLSD from the coding sequence ATGAGTGCTTTGGTTGATCACCTGAGAATGTCTGAATCTGACTTCCAGAAACTGCAGCAGTTCAACAGCACCCTGCACCGCTGCTATGCAGACCCCACTTGCAACCACACACAGCTGACCTACCACAACATCACCAGCTTGCACGACCTGAACCTTCCCGGGGACGGATCCCCGTTGCTGCGGACAGTGGTGTCGCTGGTTTACTGTTCTGTGTGCGCCATGGGCCTGATGGGGAACTCGCTGGTGCTGTACCTCCTCCAGTCTAGCAGAAGCACGACTAAAGGCACCATCAACTTCTTTGTTTTCAACCTGGCCATCGCTGACCTTCTCTTCTCCATGGTCCTGCCCTTCTGGGCAGCGGACGTTGCGATGGACTACAGCTGGCCCTTTGGGTGGTGCATGTGCAAGGTGGTGTCCTTCTTGACGGCTTTGAACATTTACGCGAGCGCCTTCTTCCTGACCACCATGAGCGTGACACGTTACTGCTCGGTGGCCAAAGCCCTCAAGCTGGTTCAACCGGCATGGCAGAGGACATACATGGCGTGGCTGGTTACAGGCCTGATCTGGCTGGGGGCCATACTTGCAGCAGTCCCCCTTGCCATCTTTGCAAAGGTGGCCAAAGTGGGGGTGGACCACGCTTGCCTCCTCCGCTTCCCAGAGGGCACCTTCTGGCTGGCTCTCCAGCACCTATCAAGGATCATCCTGGGCTTCCTGATCCCATATATCATTATCACCCTCTCCTACATCCTGCTCTTGCGCTTCCTCTGCAAACACCCACTGAATGGAGTCAAATGTCGCCGACAGACCAGGGTTTCCAAATCGGTGGCTGTTATGGTCCTGTCATTCTGCGTCTGCTGGTTCCCTAACAATGTCATCACTTGCTGGATGGTCCTGGTCAAGCTGGACCTTGTGGAGTTGACCTACTCGTACTACTTCACCCACACCTACGTCTTCCCCTTGACCACCTGCTTAGCTCATGTAAACAGTTGCTTGAACCCGGTCATCTACTGCCTGATGCGCAAGGAGTACCGCCAGGGGCTCAGGAACCTGCTGTGGAAGTCCAGCTTCTCGTccctgtccaaggtgtgtctTTCGGCGATGAGCTACAGCAACGTTCAAACCCAGGAGGACCGctacgccattccgctgaactACGTGGAAAGCCAAACCGCCCAGTCTAGCAAGAGGTCCACGCTGCCGTCCACAGCGCTCTCCGTGGGCCCAAGTCCGAGAAGCTCCTGTCCTCTGAGCGACTAG